In Nocardioides nitrophenolicus, the genomic window GGCTTCCTCGGCCCCGAGGGGCGGCGACCGACCGCGGACGACGTCCTCGACCACGCGGCGCACATCGCCGACCTGGCCGGCCCCGAGGCGGTGAGCCTCGGGCTGGACTTCGCCGACGAGGACGAGGACGACGTCGCCTTCTTCGGCTACGACCCGGCCTTCTACCCGCCGCCTCCGTGGGACTACCCGGTCGGGATCGCGGGCTTCGCGGACTTCCCGGGATTCGCGGCGCGGGCCCAGGCGCGGGGTTGGGACGAGCAGTCGCTGGCCGGCCTGATGGGGGACAACTACGCGCGGGTACTCGGCGCGGTGGCCTAGACGTTCCTCCCCGAAGGGGCGCCGTCGCGAGGGATGTCTCCGGGTCAGGCCTCCAGGCCCAGCTCGGCCATCCGGGCCATGTGTCGCTCGGTGAGCCGGGTGAACATCCGGCCCATCGCGGCCAGGTCGAGGCCGGGGCGGTCGACGCCGCCGGCGAGCAGCGCGGTCAGCGCGTCGCGGTCGGCGGCCACCCGCTGTGCCTGGGTGAGCGCCTCCCCCATCAGCCGGCGGCCCCACAGCGCGAGCCGGCCGCCGAGCCGGGCGTCCTGCGCGATGGCGGCACGGACCCGGTCGACGACGAAGGTCGCGTGCGTGCCCTCCTCCATCGAGGTGACGACCAGGTCGCGGGTCTGGGGGTCGAGATAGGCCGCGATCTCGCGGTAGAAGTCGTTGGCGAGCCCGTCGCCGACGTACGCCTTCACCAGGCCCTCGTGCCAGTCGGCGGGAGCGGTGTGGCGGTGGAAGGCGTCGAGCGGCTCGCGGAACGGCAGCATCGCCTCGAACGGGTCGGCGCCGAACGCGCGGATCCGGTCGTGGAGGGCGTGCACCTTGGTCAGCTCGCCGCTCGCCATGGTCGCCAGGTCGACCTTGTCGGCCAGGCTCGGCGCGAGCTTGGCGTCCTCGGCGAGGCGCTCGAAGGCCGAGATCTCGCCGTACGCGATCGCCCCCAGCAGGTCGACGACGGCCTCGCGGTAGGCCGGGTCGGAGTCGGCGAAGTCGGGGCTCGCGGCGGCGGATTCAGCCATGCGCTGAGCGTACAAGTACGCTAGGGGGTGGTGAGAGCCAGTCCGATCCCCTGAACCACCCGGGGAGCACGGCCGGCCCGCCCGGGCACCCGCCCACGTATGTGCGCGGCTGAGTGTGAACAGCCGCATTGATCTGGCGCCATGCCGACCGGCTGACGACACTCACGAAAGCGAACAGAACACTGACTTCCAACGACACCACCGCTGCGTCCACCACCGAGACCGCGGCGGAGGCTCCGACCTTCCGCGACCTCGGCGTGATGCCGGCGATCTGCGACGCGCTCGAGCGGGCCGGGATCGTCCATCCCTTCGCCATCCAGGAGATGACCCTCTCCGTCGCGCTGATGGGCACCGACCTGATCGGCCAGGCCCGCACCGGCACCGGCAAGACCCTCGCGTTCGGGATCCCGGTGATCCAGCGCAGCGTCGCGCCCACCGACCCCGACTACGCCGAGCTCCCCCAGGGCAAGCCCCAGGCACTCATCGTGGCGCCGACCCGCGAGCTCGCGATCCAGGTGTCCAGCGACCTCGAGATCGCCAGCCGCGACCGCGGGCTGCGGGTCCTCACGATCTACGGCGGCGTCGGCTACGAGCCCCAGATCGAGGCGCTCGAGAGCGGCGTCGACATCGTCATCGGTACGCCGGGCCGGCTGATCGACCTCGCCAACCGCCGGGTCCTCGACCTCTCCCACGTGCACGCCCTGGTCCTCGACGAGGCCGACGAGATGCTCGACCTCGGCTTCCTGCCCGACGTCGAGAAGCTGCTCCGGATGACCCCGGAGACCCGCCAGACCATGCTCTTCTCGGCGACCATGCCCTCCGCGATCGTCTCGCTGGCCCGCATGCACATGCGGCACCCGATGAACATCCGCGCCGAGTCGTCGTACGAGAACGCGACCGTGCCGGCGACCGCGCAGTTCATCTACCTGGCCCACGACCTCGACAAGCCGGAGATCCTCGGCCGCCTGCTGCAGGCCGAGGACGCCGACAAGATGATCGTCTTCACCCGCACCAAGCGCCAGGCCCAGCGGGTCGCCGACGACCTGGTCGAGCGCGGCTTCAAGGCCAGCCCGCTGCACGGCGACATGGCGCAGGTGGCGCGCGAGAAGGCGCTGACCCGGTTCCGCGAGGACAAGATCAAGGTCCTCGTCGCCACCGACGTCGCCGCCCGCGGCATCGACGTGTCCGGCGTCAGCCACGTCGTCAACTACACCTGCCCCGAGGACGACAAGACCTACGTCCACCGGATCGGCCGCACCGGCCGCGCCGGCGCCTCCGGCATCGCGATCACGCTGGTCGACGCCACCGACGTGCACCGCTGGAAGATGATCAACAAGGCCCTCGACCTGCCCTTCGACGAGCCGGTCGAGACGTACTCCACCTCCGAGCACCTCTTCCACGACCAGGGCATCGCCCCCGGCACCAAAGGCCGGATCGCTCCCCCGGCGCCGCCCGCCCCCAAGGGCGAGCGGGCCGAGCGCTCGGGCGAGCGCTCCGAGCGTCGTTCCAGCGACCGCAACCGGACCCGCACCCGGACCCGCACCCGTGGCGGCAAGCCGGTCGAGGACGGCGCCGAGGCGTCGGCGCCGAAGGCCGAGACCGGCGAGGGCGCGGCCGCCGAGGGCGGCGAGCGTCCGGCCAACCGCAACCGCCGGCGTCGTCGCCGCAGCAGCGGTGGCGGCGCGGCGAAGGCCGAGACGCCCAGCGCCTGAGCGCACCCAGCGACAACAACAGGAGCCCGGGCCATCGGCCCGGGCTCCTGTGTCGTTGTGGCGCTGTCGCGAACCCCCGCCACCACCGAGCGGCCTGACCAACACAACAGGAGCCCGGACATCCGTGTCCGGGCTCCTGTGTTGACTTGGCGAGCGCCAAACAAACCTCAGCTGGCGAGCGGCTCGACCCAGATGTTGCCGACGACGACCGGGTGGTCGCTGATGCCGTTGTAGACCTTGGCGTAGTCGCTGAACTTGGTGCCGGTCCAGGTGGCGAGCATCCAGTCCGGTCCGGCCTTGGGCGGCACCGGGCAGGGCTTCTTCTTCGTACCGCCGATGGAGACCAGGTCGGTCGCCTTGGCGACCCGCTGGCAGAACTCGACCCGCTCGTTCATGTCACCCATGACGAGCACCGGGTTGCCCTTGGCGCCGAGGCGCTTGATCAGCTTGATCTCGCGGTCGGTGGAGACGTCGCGCTCGTGCTCCAGGCCGCCGGGGGCGTTGTGGATCGCGACGACGTAGAGCACGCGCTTGGTGCCGCGGTTCTTGAGCTTGACCCACGGGATGGCGCGCATCTTGCCCATCGAGGGACGGTAGATCGCACCCTTGTCGAGGACGTCGAACTCGTCGGTCTTCCACGCGATCTGGATCGCGCCGCTGAAGTTGTCGAGGGTGCGGCGCGGCCAGAACTTGAACCGCGAGAGCCGGTGCCGCAGCACCTTCAGCTGGGACTGGTGCACCTCCTGGAAGGCGACCACGTTGCGCTTGCGCTGCTGGACCTGGGTCGCGGCGGCGTTGGCGCGGCCGATGCCGCCGGGCGCCATCGAGGCGGTGAGGATGTTGAAGGTCATCGCGCGGACCTCGAACCCACCGCCCTTGGCGGCGGGGACGGCGGGGGTGCCGTCGGGCTCAGGCGCGGCGGCCGTGGCGCTCTGGCTCTGCGCGAGCGAGGCGCCGAGGGCGAGGACCAGGAGGGCGACGCAGATCTTGGCGAGGTGCTTCCCGTACGTGGCGAGCATCCGGGCACCCTAGGCAGAAGCCCCCGCTCCGGGGCAAATCGAGGTCAGGCGGTGACGACGACGGTGGTGCCGACCGGGGCGAAGTCCCACAGCGCGATCGCGTTGGGGCGGGCCTGCCGGATGCAGCCGTGGGAGAGGGGGGTGCCGAGCTGCTCGCGGGTCTGGACCGGCTTGCCCTCGTCGACGGGGATGGTGTGGAAGCCGATCGCCGCGCCCTGGGTGCCGCGGGTGAACCGGACGAAGTATTCCATGGTGCCGGAGTCGTCGACGCCGATGGCGTGGCGGCTGCGGGAGTAGACGGCGTACGTGCCGGGGTCGAGGTTGTCCTCGACGCTGCCCGAGACCAGGTA contains:
- a CDS encoding DEAD/DEAH box helicase, which encodes MPAICDALERAGIVHPFAIQEMTLSVALMGTDLIGQARTGTGKTLAFGIPVIQRSVAPTDPDYAELPQGKPQALIVAPTRELAIQVSSDLEIASRDRGLRVLTIYGGVGYEPQIEALESGVDIVIGTPGRLIDLANRRVLDLSHVHALVLDEADEMLDLGFLPDVEKLLRMTPETRQTMLFSATMPSAIVSLARMHMRHPMNIRAESSYENATVPATAQFIYLAHDLDKPEILGRLLQAEDADKMIVFTRTKRQAQRVADDLVERGFKASPLHGDMAQVAREKALTRFREDKIKVLVATDVAARGIDVSGVSHVVNYTCPEDDKTYVHRIGRTGRAGASGIAITLVDATDVHRWKMINKALDLPFDEPVETYSTSEHLFHDQGIAPGTKGRIAPPAPPAPKGERAERSGERSERRSSDRNRTRTRTRTRGGKPVEDGAEASAPKAETGEGAAAEGGERPANRNRRRRRRSSGGGAAKAETPSA
- a CDS encoding ferritin-like fold-containing protein produces the protein MAESAAASPDFADSDPAYREAVVDLLGAIAYGEISAFERLAEDAKLAPSLADKVDLATMASGELTKVHALHDRIRAFGADPFEAMLPFREPLDAFHRHTAPADWHEGLVKAYVGDGLANDFYREIAAYLDPQTRDLVVTSMEEGTHATFVVDRVRAAIAQDARLGGRLALWGRRLMGEALTQAQRVAADRDALTALLAGGVDRPGLDLAAMGRMFTRLTERHMARMAELGLEA